The window TTGCATCAGGAAAACAAATTCAAAAAGTACTGAATATTGTCATTTCTGATCCGAAAAGAAAGATTGTGGTGGTTTCAGCACCGGGAAAACGGTTTGCGGATGACACGAAAGTAACCGATTTGCTGATTGCGTGCGCCCGCAAGAAATTACGCGGCGAGGATGCGACAGATTGGCTGGAAGCGGTAGTGGAAAGATTCGCAAGCATTGCAATGGATTTGGAGATGTCAAACGATATCGTAAAGGAAATCCGTGCTGATTTAGAGGAGCGGCTACGAGGATACAAAGGGGATCCGGAGCGCTTTTTAGATCATATGAAAGCGGCAGGGGAGGATAATAATGCGAAGCTGATTGCCGCTTATTTTCAAGAGAGAGGAATAGAGGCTAGATATGTTAGTCCGAAAGAAGCGGGATTAATCGTCACTGACGAACCGGGGAATGCACGGGTATTGCCGGAATCCTACAAGCGATTGTATTCGTTGCGGGAGCAAAGCGGAATCATTATTTTTCCCGGATTTTTCGGCTTCAGTAAAAACGGGGATGTGGTGACATTCTCCCGCGGCGGTTCGGATATTACAGGCTCTATTTTAGCCAATGGGGTGAAGGCGGAGCTTTATGAAAATTTTACGGATGTCGATGCTGTGTATGCCGTGAATCCGAATTTTGTTTCTCACCCGACGGAAATTCAAGAACTGACTTATCGGGAAATGAGGGAGTTGTCCTACGCCGGATTTTCTGTTTTTCATGATGAAGCCTTGATTCCGGCTTTCCGCGCCGGAATACCGGTCAACATCAAAAATACGAACAATCCTTCTGCGCCGGGGACCAAAATTGTCAATGAACGGGAAACGAAAAACGGACCGGTCGTGGGCATTGCGAGCGACGAAGGATTTTGCAGTATTTATATTCAAAAATATTTAATGAATAAGGAAATCGGATTCGGTCGGAAACTGCTGCAAATTTTAGAAGATTTCGGCCTTTCCTATGAACATATTCCTTCCGGTATTGACGATGTGACGGTTATTTTACGGGAAAATCAACTCAATCAGGAGCTAGAACAAGCGATATTGCACCAAATAAAAGAGAAACTAGATGCTGACGAAGTGAAAATTCAACATCGTCTTGCTTTGATTATGTTAGTGGGCGAGGGAATGCGCCGTAATATTGGAACAACGGCCCGAGCCGCGAGCGCGTTAGCAAAAGCGGGAGTGAATATTGAAATGGTGAACCAGGGATCTTCCGAAGTCAGTATGATGTTTGCTGTAAAGGAAGAAGTGGAAAGACGGGCGGTCCAAGCTTTATATGAAGAATTTTTTGTCAGCGTCCCGGTTTGAATCATAAGAGCAATAGCAACGAAAAGCCCTTACTATTCTAAGCTGCAATCGTTCGCCTTCTCGTTGTTGAAACCCGTGAGGCGGACGAGTCTCTCTTCCGACGGAAAACAATGATGGCACATTTGAGGAAAACAACTTTTGAGATTGCTTGGGAATTTTTAAGCGCCGCTTCGTTTTTCCGTAGGAGAACGAACATGAGATCTGATCAAAGCCCCGAAAAGCACACTTGGTCATATCATTTATCAGAATGCGTGTAACCCTTTATGCAATTATAAAATCTTTCTTTTTCGTTTTGTATGAAATCGCTATCAATTCAACTCGCTTTTCATTATTTAAGATCCGCAAAGCTCGGGTGGAAAAACCACAACAACAAGGCGATAACGGGGACCGTTAGTATGATAGCTTTGACATTACTTCGATGGTGAAGGCGAAGCATGGTAAATAAGATAATATTGAAAATAAAAGACCACATGGCATTCCATCCGTTATGATATAAAAACAGCCCTTTTTGGTGGAAAAAGAATTCGATTATTTCAAACAGTATAACCCATCCCGTAATGTACACAAACATTTTTTTCCCTTCAGGCAAAAAAGATAAATAAAAATAAATGGCAACCGGTATGATCAAAAATGTAAAGATTAGATCAATGATTGTGTGGTTTAACCATTCTGTTTCTACAGAACGGTATTCCCATAACGTATGGTCGTAAAAAAGAAAATTATAAAGCAAATCGCAAATCACATAATACTGGATCGTTGTATAATATTTTTTCCATTTTGTCCATTCCGTCATCGGGATGGCAATAAGTAGATAAATTACGGTAAAAAGCAGC of the Bacillus smithii genome contains:
- a CDS encoding aspartate kinase, producing MKVVKFGGTSLASGKQIQKVLNIVISDPKRKIVVVSAPGKRFADDTKVTDLLIACARKKLRGEDATDWLEAVVERFASIAMDLEMSNDIVKEIRADLEERLRGYKGDPERFLDHMKAAGEDNNAKLIAAYFQERGIEARYVSPKEAGLIVTDEPGNARVLPESYKRLYSLREQSGIIIFPGFFGFSKNGDVVTFSRGGSDITGSILANGVKAELYENFTDVDAVYAVNPNFVSHPTEIQELTYREMRELSYAGFSVFHDEALIPAFRAGIPVNIKNTNNPSAPGTKIVNERETKNGPVVGIASDEGFCSIYIQKYLMNKEIGFGRKLLQILEDFGLSYEHIPSGIDDVTVILRENQLNQELEQAILHQIKEKLDADEVKIQHRLALIMLVGEGMRRNIGTTARAASALAKAGVNIEMVNQGSSEVSMMFAVKEEVERRAVQALYEEFFVSVPV
- a CDS encoding CBO0543 family protein; this translates as MYLLLFTVIYLLIAIPMTEWTKWKKYYTTIQYYVICDLLYNFLFYDHTLWEYRSVETEWLNHTIIDLIFTFLIIPVAIYFYLSFLPEGKKMFVYITGWVILFEIIEFFFHQKGLFLYHNGWNAMWSFIFNIILFTMLRLHHRSNVKAIILTVPVIALLLWFFHPSFADLK